In Firmicutes bacterium ASF500, a single genomic region encodes these proteins:
- the hutH_3 gene encoding Histidine ammonia-lyase: MAVYQIDGYHLTLTLVEQLLHDAEARVELAPEARERCERSRAQVERWLERDAPAVYGINTGLGALKDVAVPAQDHIRWNRKLPYPHAAGFDEYLPAEITRLALLLRANVLARGYSAVRPALIQRLLDLVNAGVAPAVRGHGSTGLSDLAPMAQCAMVVAGLEDASAFYQGRLMSARKALAQAGLETEFTLECKEVLAQMNGSTMTQAIAVTAFLQFSGLLPQCLSHLPPQRARAVQETTGWIGQILELENNITCDNPLLFPLSDGQYEAVMGCNCSNTQVGYAMDLLSTVMAELGHGLLMRGAPAILWQRMATLAMQVSGDSIPTKGGQEDHVEFSYSAAEKAAESAAVLASMLARCSQLS, from the coding sequence ATGGCGGTATATCAGATTGACGGATATCATCTCACCTTGACGCTGGTGGAACAGCTCCTCCACGACGCGGAGGCCCGCGTGGAGCTGGCCCCCGAGGCACGGGAGCGGTGTGAACGGAGCCGGGCTCAGGTAGAGCGGTGGCTGGAGCGGGATGCCCCCGCGGTCTATGGCATCAACACCGGGCTGGGCGCGCTGAAGGACGTGGCTGTCCCGGCCCAGGACCACATCCGATGGAACCGAAAGCTGCCCTATCCCCACGCCGCCGGGTTCGACGAGTACCTGCCCGCTGAGATCACGCGCTTGGCCCTCCTGCTTCGGGCCAACGTACTGGCTCGGGGCTACTCAGCAGTCCGTCCGGCACTGATCCAGCGTCTGCTGGACCTGGTCAACGCGGGCGTGGCGCCTGCGGTGCGGGGGCACGGCTCCACCGGGCTGAGCGACCTGGCTCCTATGGCTCAGTGCGCTATGGTGGTGGCCGGGCTGGAGGACGCCAGCGCCTTCTATCAGGGCCGGCTGATGTCCGCCCGCAAGGCCTTGGCACAGGCCGGACTGGAGACAGAATTTACGCTGGAATGCAAAGAGGTCCTGGCCCAGATGAACGGCTCCACCATGACACAGGCCATCGCGGTGACTGCGTTCCTGCAATTTTCCGGCCTGCTTCCCCAGTGCCTGTCTCACCTTCCGCCGCAGCGGGCGCGGGCCGTCCAGGAGACAACCGGCTGGATTGGGCAGATACTGGAGCTGGAAAACAACATTACCTGTGACAATCCCCTTCTGTTCCCATTATCCGACGGTCAGTACGAGGCCGTAATGGGCTGTAATTGCAGTAATACCCAAGTCGGCTACGCCATGGACCTGCTCAGCACAGTTATGGCGGAGCTGGGGCACGGACTTCTTATGCGGGGCGCGCCGGCCATCCTGTGGCAGCGGATGGCCACCCTCGCGATGCAGGTCAGCGGAGATTCCATCCCCACCAAGGGCGGCCAGGAGGATCATGTGG
- a CDS encoding MIO-dependent tyrosine 2,3-aminomutase, with product MVWTDGAAGIPLSQELLDQLTAQIPGAERLDMAEALGALPGIEYGTERELGAFLLPVLREKGLELSQRQREELERGWTVLCALGQLVLARTARLLRYADLAAAMNLEAIRGELGAFDDRLHRLARPYPGQIDCAENIRRLTAGSEMTCDKGRFAFGYDKAPRVQDAICVRATPQTHGGVRDVFSFAQRQLRADMSEGEATMARAELALSALLTALADLAHISERRAFRLNDTHLSYGLPMNLVVGDVGINHGFPVVQSTQAALVAELKLLLLPAPLLRVGEESTAYLSLCKTLKAIELAERVLAVEILMAAQGMDIVSSALPQFSFGGGTSAAHRCLRSRVAVLTENRFMVPDMAAALELLQNGVILSAAEDAVGALR from the coding sequence ATGGTTTGGACTGACGGAGCCGCGGGTATCCCTTTATCCCAAGAATTGCTGGATCAGCTGACCGCCCAGATTCCGGGAGCGGAACGGCTGGACATGGCCGAGGCCCTCGGGGCTCTGCCTGGAATTGAATACGGTACCGAGCGGGAGCTGGGCGCTTTCCTCCTTCCTGTATTGCGGGAGAAGGGGCTTGAGCTGTCTCAGAGGCAGCGTGAGGAGCTGGAACGCGGCTGGACCGTCCTGTGCGCGCTGGGGCAGCTGGTGTTGGCGCGCACCGCCCGGCTGCTGCGCTATGCCGACCTGGCGGCCGCTATGAATCTGGAGGCAATCCGGGGGGAGCTGGGGGCCTTTGACGACCGCCTCCACCGGCTGGCCCGCCCCTATCCGGGGCAGATCGACTGCGCGGAAAATATTCGCCGCCTGACTGCCGGCTCCGAAATGACCTGCGACAAGGGGCGCTTTGCCTTCGGCTATGACAAGGCCCCTCGGGTCCAGGACGCGATCTGCGTCCGGGCCACGCCCCAGACCCACGGAGGGGTGCGGGACGTATTCTCCTTCGCCCAAAGGCAGCTGCGGGCCGACATGTCGGAGGGTGAGGCAACGATGGCCCGCGCCGAGCTCGCCCTGTCCGCCCTGTTGACCGCTCTGGCCGACTTGGCCCACATCAGTGAACGGAGGGCGTTCCGCCTCAATGACACCCACCTCTCCTACGGCCTGCCTATGAACCTGGTTGTCGGGGATGTGGGAATCAACCACGGTTTTCCGGTCGTGCAGTCCACCCAGGCTGCGCTGGTGGCGGAGCTGAAGCTGCTGCTTCTGCCGGCCCCCCTCCTTCGGGTCGGAGAGGAGAGCACCGCCTATCTCTCCCTGTGCAAGACGCTGAAAGCCATCGAGCTGGCGGAACGGGTGCTGGCGGTGGAAATTCTGATGGCCGCCCAGGGCATGGATATTGTATCCAGTGCGCTTCCTCAGTTTTCCTTTGGCGGCGGGACAAGTGCCGCCCACCGCTGCCTGCGCAGCCGGGTAGCTGTGCTCACGGAAAATCGTTTTATGGTCCCGGATATGGCAGCGGCCTTGGAGCTGCTCCAGAACGGAGTCATCCTGTCCGCCGCAGAGGACGCGGTGGGCGCACTGCGGTAA
- the sorC gene encoding Sorbitol operon regulator: MEKQKRLAHVARKYYIEDQKQSDIARDLGVSRPLISRMLSEARELGIVEITIHEPGAREARLLERLRLTSSIRGGVLVEEGESSDGTNRLLSRGAVELLRQLGVRRLGVGWGYLIGQLVSWLEENPQPNSTITDICPLVGNASIPARNYQSNENVRLMAQQMGATPHFLYLPALPESLEEKQVLCSTEVYRQIYQQWAGLDTALVNIGDYPSSPDFASLVRYGSLLQRERACGRMLIYYFNEDGFVIQSEQDFAIQIPIDLLKRCPNIIGVCSANTSVKALRGALKSGFFTHLVARAELIKALLE, from the coding sequence TTGGAGAAGCAGAAGAGACTGGCCCATGTAGCCAGAAAATATTATATAGAGGACCAAAAGCAGAGCGATATTGCCCGGGACCTGGGGGTATCCCGTCCGCTGATCAGCCGGATGCTCTCAGAGGCGCGGGAGCTGGGCATTGTGGAGATCACCATCCACGAGCCGGGGGCCCGGGAGGCCAGGCTGTTGGAGCGCCTGCGGCTGACCAGCTCCATCCGGGGGGGCGTCCTGGTGGAGGAGGGGGAGAGCAGCGACGGGACAAACCGCCTTCTGTCCCGGGGGGCGGTGGAGCTTCTGCGGCAGCTGGGGGTCCGCCGGCTGGGCGTGGGGTGGGGCTATTTGATCGGCCAGCTGGTGTCCTGGCTGGAGGAAAACCCTCAGCCAAACAGCACGATCACCGATATCTGCCCTCTGGTGGGCAACGCCAGCATCCCCGCCCGCAACTACCAGTCCAACGAAAACGTCCGCCTGATGGCCCAGCAGATGGGGGCTACCCCCCATTTCCTCTATCTCCCCGCCCTGCCCGAAAGCCTGGAGGAGAAGCAGGTGCTGTGCTCCACCGAGGTCTACCGACAGATTTATCAACAGTGGGCGGGGCTGGACACAGCGCTGGTCAACATCGGGGACTACCCCTCCAGCCCTGACTTCGCCTCCCTGGTCCGGTACGGCAGTCTGCTCCAGCGGGAGCGGGCCTGCGGCCGGATGCTGATTTACTACTTCAACGAGGACGGCTTTGTGATTCAGTCAGAACAGGACTTTGCCATCCAAATTCCCATCGACCTTTTAAAGCGGTGTCCCAACATCATTGGCGTCTGCTCCGCCAACACCAGCGTGAAGGCCCTGCGGGGCGCGCTCAAGTCCGGCTTTTTCACCCATCTTGTAGCCCGGGCGGAGCTGATTAAGGCGCTGCTGGAGTGA
- the dhaL-2 gene encoding PEP-dependent dihydroxyacetone kinase 2, ADP-binding subunit DhaL: MTKSEFAIRLKNACAAVAAAEGELTEIDSHFGDADHGLTMSKIARAIDQAVDQADGGIQSMLDDAAMAVMTLNGGSAVPLWNTWLDGMQEEAPAGDEIDVDGLKAIFAKALEELSDMSGAKVGDKTMMDALIPASQAIAAYEGGDEAGLFAEAAKAAAEGAEASKQFVSKFGRAKSYGEKTIGTPDAGAMSMSYFFQGLAQS, translated from the coding sequence ATGACAAAAAGTGAATTTGCTATCCGGCTGAAAAACGCCTGCGCGGCTGTCGCTGCGGCGGAGGGAGAGCTGACTGAGATTGATTCCCACTTCGGCGACGCTGACCACGGTCTGACCATGTCGAAAATCGCCAGGGCCATCGACCAGGCGGTGGACCAGGCCGACGGGGGCATCCAGTCCATGCTGGACGACGCGGCCATGGCCGTCATGACCCTGAACGGCGGCAGCGCGGTTCCCCTGTGGAACACCTGGCTGGACGGAATGCAGGAGGAGGCTCCCGCCGGGGACGAGATCGATGTGGACGGCCTGAAGGCCATCTTCGCCAAGGCGCTGGAGGAGCTGAGCGACATGTCCGGAGCCAAGGTGGGGGACAAGACCATGATGGACGCCCTGATTCCCGCCAGCCAGGCCATCGCTGCCTATGAGGGCGGGGACGAGGCCGGGCTCTTCGCGGAGGCCGCCAAGGCGGCGGCTGAGGGGGCCGAGGCCAGCAAGCAGTTTGTATCCAAATTCGGACGGGCCAAGAGCTATGGGGAAAAGACCATCGGCACCCCCGACGCCGGAGCTATGTCCATGTCTTACTTTTTCCAGGGCTTGGCACAGAGCTGA
- the dhaK gene encoding PTS-dependent dihydroxyacetone kinase, dihydroxyacetone-binding subunit DhaK, translating to MKMKKFINAPETITDEELVGLGLAYPDILDVDGHLVISKDLADADRVTIVTYGGSGHEPAQAGFVGKGMLDVQAVGDIFAAPNGQLVFDAMKLADKGHGVLLLTLNYAGDQLAGKQAMKLAQKAGLNVRQVVTGEEIQYDPSGEDNKRGLAGAVALYHIAAAAAREGKSLDEVAAIAQRYADSMASVTVKSTDATHPQNGMSFGDLGETDLMEIGAGQHGEGGGVRVPMMSSKDTVATVAQALCKNLELKAGDKTFVMINGCGATTMMEMLVLFKDTVEYLKGMGVEVVASMVGEILTVQEAGGFQMNIAKWDEEFIRLWNTPCHTPAYSKE from the coding sequence ATGAAAATGAAGAAGTTTATCAACGCTCCCGAGACCATCACCGACGAGGAGCTGGTGGGCCTGGGACTGGCCTACCCCGACATTCTGGATGTGGACGGACACCTGGTCATCAGCAAGGACCTGGCGGATGCCGACCGGGTGACCATCGTCACCTACGGCGGCTCGGGCCACGAGCCCGCCCAGGCCGGATTTGTGGGCAAGGGTATGCTGGACGTTCAGGCCGTGGGCGACATCTTCGCCGCCCCCAACGGCCAGCTGGTGTTTGACGCGATGAAGCTGGCCGACAAGGGCCACGGTGTGCTGCTGCTCACCCTGAACTACGCCGGCGACCAGCTGGCCGGCAAGCAGGCTATGAAGCTGGCCCAGAAGGCGGGGCTGAACGTGCGCCAGGTGGTCACCGGCGAGGAGATCCAGTACGACCCCAGCGGCGAGGACAACAAGCGGGGCCTGGCCGGGGCCGTGGCCCTGTACCACATCGCCGCCGCCGCCGCCCGGGAGGGCAAGTCCCTGGATGAGGTGGCCGCAATCGCCCAGCGCTACGCCGACAGCATGGCCTCCGTCACTGTGAAATCTACCGACGCCACCCACCCCCAGAACGGCATGTCCTTCGGCGACCTGGGCGAGACCGACCTGATGGAGATCGGCGCGGGCCAGCACGGTGAGGGCGGCGGCGTCCGGGTGCCCATGATGTCCTCCAAGGACACCGTAGCCACTGTGGCTCAGGCCCTGTGCAAGAATCTGGAGTTGAAGGCCGGGGACAAGACCTTTGTCATGATCAACGGCTGCGGGGCCACCACTATGATGGAGATGCTGGTGCTGTTCAAGGATACGGTGGAGTATTTGAAGGGCATGGGCGTGGAAGTGGTCGCCAGTATGGTGGGCGAGATTCTCACCGTCCAGGAGGCCGGCGGCTTCCAGATGAACATCGCCAAGTGGGACGAGGAATTTATCCGCCTGTGGAACACCCCCTGCCACACCCCCGCCTACAGCAAGGAGTAA
- the lsrF gene encoding 3-hydroxy-5-phosphonooxypentane-2,4-dione thiolase, which yields MADNIGNKAAHDYHLDVPAAQEGFYVKGAAHCDWGMKTRLARMFNPKSGNTVMLAFDHGYIMGPTAGLERIDLAIPPLIPYVDVLMGTRGTFRSCISPSAQVGRCLRVTYDSTVLYDDMSNGGGFSGDMENALRMNADCVAVQTFIGSAGESRSLELLGRTADAGARYGMPTLGVVAVGKEMERTERFFLLATRVLAENGANIVKSYYCEGFERVAAACPVPIVIAGGKKLPEPEALEMAYKAIQEGAHGVDMGRNIFQSDCPAGMTQAIGKVVHEGYTPAQAYEVYQEIKNQ from the coding sequence ATGGCTGACAATATTGGAAACAAGGCGGCTCACGACTACCATTTGGATGTCCCCGCCGCTCAGGAGGGCTTCTATGTCAAGGGAGCGGCCCACTGCGACTGGGGCATGAAGACCCGGCTGGCCCGGATGTTCAACCCCAAGTCGGGAAACACCGTCATGCTGGCCTTTGACCACGGCTACATCATGGGCCCCACCGCCGGGCTGGAGCGCATCGACCTGGCGATCCCTCCTCTGATCCCCTATGTGGATGTGCTCATGGGCACCCGGGGCACCTTCCGCTCCTGTATCTCCCCCTCGGCACAGGTGGGACGGTGCCTCCGGGTGACCTATGACTCCACCGTTCTCTATGACGACATGTCCAACGGCGGCGGCTTCTCCGGCGATATGGAGAACGCCCTACGGATGAACGCCGACTGTGTGGCGGTGCAGACCTTCATCGGGTCCGCCGGAGAGAGCCGCTCCCTGGAGCTGCTGGGCCGCACCGCCGACGCCGGGGCCCGGTACGGTATGCCCACCCTTGGCGTGGTGGCCGTGGGCAAGGAGATGGAGCGGACGGAGCGGTTCTTCCTGCTGGCTACCCGCGTGCTGGCGGAGAACGGGGCCAACATTGTGAAGAGCTACTACTGCGAGGGCTTTGAGCGGGTGGCCGCCGCCTGCCCCGTGCCCATCGTCATCGCCGGGGGCAAGAAGCTGCCTGAGCCGGAGGCCCTGGAGATGGCCTATAAGGCCATCCAGGAGGGGGCCCACGGGGTGGACATGGGCCGGAACATCTTCCAGTCCGACTGCCCCGCCGGTATGACTCAGGCCATCGGCAAGGTGGTCCACGAGGGCTATACCCCCGCCCAGGCCTATGAGGTCTATCAGGAGATCAAAAACCAGTAA
- the lnrL_2 gene encoding Linearmycin resistance ATP-binding protein LnrL — translation MLEVRGLCKSYGGRRVLEPVSFVLPQGQCLGLAGHNGSGKSTLLRLMAQIERADSGQLLYEGKSVLGDRRFLRTVLGYVPQSPQLAGELTVRRQLQLWQGACGLSGPLPEEVVELLGLEELMPRRISDLSGGMAQRVSVGLALLSRPRLLLMDEATTGLDRGYVPRLLDWLESFVSGGGGLVWCSHHAGELDRLCGAVLTLENGALRT, via the coding sequence GTGCTGGAGGTACGAGGCCTGTGTAAGAGCTACGGCGGGCGGCGTGTGCTGGAGCCGGTGAGCTTTGTTCTGCCCCAGGGGCAGTGCCTGGGGCTGGCGGGGCACAACGGATCGGGCAAGTCCACGCTGCTGCGGCTGATGGCGCAGATCGAGCGGGCGGACAGCGGACAGCTCCTGTATGAGGGGAAGTCCGTGCTGGGCGACCGGCGGTTTCTGCGGACGGTGCTGGGCTACGTCCCCCAGAGCCCCCAGCTGGCCGGGGAGCTGACGGTGCGGCGTCAGCTCCAGCTGTGGCAGGGGGCGTGCGGGCTATCGGGGCCCCTGCCGGAGGAGGTTGTGGAGCTGCTGGGCCTGGAGGAGCTGATGCCCCGGCGGATCTCAGACCTGTCGGGGGGGATGGCCCAGCGGGTGAGCGTAGGGCTGGCCCTGCTGTCCCGCCCCCGGCTTCTGCTGATGGACGAGGCCACCACCGGCCTGGACCGAGGTTATGTCCCCCGCCTGCTGGATTGGCTGGAGAGCTTTGTGTCCGGCGGCGGCGGGCTTGTGTGGTGCAGTCACCACGCCGGGGAGCTGGACCGGCTGTGCGGTGCGGTGCTGACCCTGGAAAACGGCGCTTTGCGGACATAA
- a CDS encoding putative zinc protease encodes MYRQVTLPNGARLLTEAVPGARSAALGFFVGVGSRHEGPKENGAAHFIEHMLFKGTHRRTAAQLAKDTDAVGGQFNAYTTKEHTCFYARTLDSHLDRGLDILEDMLFHSKFDPADAQLERGVILEEIGMYEDTPEDLAAERLSAAVYKGSPLARPILGRASTLAGMDGDWLRQWQRERYHAGVLVAALAGSFTRAQEERLTQLLASLPAGPLPKVKPAAYHSAVTVKRKAIEQNHLILAFPAPTYLDPRRAQVLLLNSLLGGGCSSRLFQELREERGLCYTVYSYVADHEDTGLIGVYAAVSPDQERQALDAARRVVLELADHGPAREEVDRVREQAKAGLLMGNESVQARMSHMGSSALLYGRVRETQEILDLYDAVTPEQLRALAGELFRMEQASLSAVGRVSPAAEYSQWLTAL; translated from the coding sequence ATGTACCGACAGGTCACACTGCCCAACGGGGCCCGCCTGCTCACCGAGGCGGTGCCCGGCGCGCGGTCCGCCGCGCTGGGCTTTTTTGTGGGGGTGGGCTCCCGCCACGAGGGGCCGAAGGAAAACGGCGCCGCCCACTTCATTGAGCATATGCTCTTTAAGGGGACCCATCGCCGCACCGCCGCCCAGCTGGCGAAGGACACCGATGCCGTCGGCGGGCAGTTCAACGCCTACACCACCAAGGAACACACCTGCTTCTACGCCCGCACCCTGGACAGCCACCTGGACCGGGGGCTGGACATTTTGGAGGACATGCTGTTCCACTCCAAATTCGACCCTGCCGACGCCCAGCTGGAGCGGGGTGTGATTCTGGAGGAGATCGGGATGTATGAGGACACCCCGGAGGACCTGGCGGCTGAACGGCTGTCCGCCGCCGTCTATAAGGGCAGTCCCCTGGCCCGGCCCATTCTGGGCAGGGCGTCCACCCTGGCCGGGATGGACGGGGACTGGCTGAGGCAATGGCAGAGGGAGCGCTACCACGCCGGGGTGCTGGTGGCCGCTCTGGCGGGCAGCTTCACCCGCGCCCAGGAGGAGCGGCTGACCCAGCTGCTGGCCTCCCTCCCCGCCGGACCCCTCCCCAAGGTCAAGCCCGCCGCCTACCACAGCGCCGTCACCGTCAAGCGGAAGGCCATCGAGCAAAACCATCTGATTCTGGCCTTCCCCGCCCCCACCTATCTGGACCCCCGCCGGGCTCAGGTGCTGCTGCTCAACTCCCTGCTGGGGGGCGGCTGTTCCTCCCGGCTGTTTCAGGAGCTGCGGGAGGAGCGGGGGCTGTGCTACACCGTCTATTCCTACGTGGCCGACCACGAGGACACCGGCCTGATCGGGGTCTACGCCGCCGTCAGCCCGGACCAGGAGCGCCAAGCCCTGGATGCCGCCCGCCGGGTGGTGCTGGAGCTGGCGGACCACGGGCCCGCCCGGGAGGAAGTGGACCGGGTCCGGGAGCAGGCCAAGGCCGGTCTGCTCATGGGCAATGAGTCGGTCCAGGCCCGCATGAGCCATATGGGCTCCTCCGCCCTCCTCTACGGCCGGGTGCGGGAGACCCAGGAAATTTTGGACCTCTACGACGCCGTCACCCCGGAACAGCTCCGCGCCCTGGCCGGGGAGCTGTTCCGGATGGAACAGGCCTCCCTGTCCGCCGTAGGCCGGGTCAGTCCGGCGGCGGAGTATTCTCAATGGCTGACAGCCCTATGA